In Arthrobacter sp. SLBN-83, one DNA window encodes the following:
- a CDS encoding zinc-dependent alcohol dehydrogenase, producing MRAMVYRGPYKIRVEEKDIPKIEHPNDAIIRVTTGAICGSDLHLYHGMMPDTRVGTTFGHEFVGVVHQVGSSVQNLIPGDRVMVPFNVYCGSCWFCARGLYSNCHNVNPNATAVGGIYGYSHTCGGYDGGQAEFVRVPFADVGPSRIPDWMDEEDAVLLTDALPTGYFGAQLGDIVEGDTVVVFGAGPVGLFAAKSAWLMGAGRVIVIDHLEYRLEKARSFAQAETFNFAEYDDIVVHLKKETDYLGADVVIDAVGAEADGNFLQQVTATKLKLQGGSPVALNWAIDAVRKGGTVSVVGAYGPIFSAVKFGDAVNKGLSLRMNQCPVKRQWPRLFGHIQNGYLKPSDLVTHRIPLEHIAEGYHLFSAKLDNIIKPLIISTTA from the coding sequence ATGCGAGCAATGGTGTACCGCGGCCCGTACAAGATCCGGGTCGAAGAAAAAGACATTCCAAAAATCGAGCACCCCAACGACGCCATCATCCGCGTCACCACCGGCGCCATCTGCGGCTCGGACCTGCACCTCTACCACGGCATGATGCCGGACACCCGGGTAGGCACCACGTTCGGCCACGAATTCGTGGGGGTGGTGCACCAGGTGGGCTCCTCGGTGCAGAACCTGATCCCCGGCGACCGCGTGATGGTCCCCTTCAACGTCTACTGCGGCTCCTGCTGGTTCTGCGCGCGGGGCCTGTACTCCAACTGCCACAACGTCAACCCGAACGCGACGGCGGTGGGCGGCATCTACGGCTACTCCCACACCTGCGGAGGGTACGACGGCGGCCAGGCGGAATTCGTGCGCGTACCGTTCGCGGACGTGGGGCCCAGCAGGATCCCGGACTGGATGGATGAAGAGGACGCGGTGCTGCTCACCGATGCCCTCCCCACGGGCTACTTTGGCGCGCAGCTGGGCGACATCGTGGAAGGGGACACGGTGGTGGTGTTCGGCGCCGGCCCCGTGGGCCTGTTCGCGGCCAAGTCCGCCTGGCTGATGGGAGCCGGGCGCGTTATCGTCATCGACCACCTGGAGTACCGGCTGGAGAAGGCCCGCAGCTTTGCCCAGGCCGAGACGTTCAACTTCGCCGAGTACGACGACATCGTGGTGCACCTGAAGAAGGAAACCGACTACCTGGGCGCCGACGTCGTCATTGACGCCGTGGGGGCCGAGGCGGACGGAAACTTCCTGCAGCAGGTCACGGCAACGAAGCTGAAGCTGCAGGGCGGCTCGCCCGTGGCACTGAACTGGGCCATCGACGCGGTCCGCAAGGGCGGGACGGTCTCCGTGGTGGGCGCCTACGGACCCATCTTCAGCGCGGTGAAGTTCGGCGATGCCGTGAACAAGGGCCTGTCGCTGCGGATGAACCAGTGCCCGGTGAAACGCCAGTGGCCGCGCCTGTTCGGGCACATCCAAAACGGGTACCTGAAGCCCAGCGACCTGGTCACGCACCGGATCCCGCTGGAGCACATTGCCGAGGGCTACCACCTGTTCTCGGCCAAGCTGGACAACATCATCAAGCCCCTCATCATCTCCACCACGGCCTGA
- a CDS encoding carbon-nitrogen hydrolase family protein translates to MDPAEMIIAAGQFSAGTDIGENTTTAGRLVAQAAEAGARLVVLPESSLYGTSEPAAALAAVAEDLDGPFIRSMAAFARGYGIAVVVGTYEKTAAGPPYNTLVALDSRGDMLGCYRKVHLYDAFGYRESGGITPGSAGEPLVFTLGGFSFGAFTCYDLRFPESARAVVDAGADVLLVPSMWIRGPGKEDHWLTLAKARAIENTAYLLAANQAGPLATGFSMAVDPAGVVVANAGEEPGLIVARLSRDRLTRVRAQVPVLENRRYAVVPLPDARR, encoded by the coding sequence ATGGATCCAGCAGAAATGATCATCGCGGCGGGCCAGTTCAGCGCGGGCACCGACATTGGGGAAAATACGACGACGGCAGGCCGGCTGGTTGCCCAGGCTGCGGAGGCAGGGGCGCGGCTGGTGGTCCTGCCCGAGTCCAGCCTGTACGGCACCAGCGAACCGGCGGCCGCCCTTGCCGCCGTCGCGGAGGACCTGGACGGGCCGTTTATCCGGAGTATGGCTGCGTTCGCCCGCGGCTACGGCATCGCGGTGGTGGTGGGCACCTACGAGAAGACGGCGGCCGGCCCGCCGTACAACACGCTTGTGGCCCTGGACAGCCGGGGTGACATGCTGGGCTGCTACCGGAAGGTGCATCTCTACGATGCGTTCGGATACCGGGAGAGCGGCGGGATTACGCCGGGCAGCGCGGGCGAGCCGCTGGTCTTCACCCTGGGGGGCTTCAGCTTTGGCGCCTTCACCTGCTACGACCTCCGCTTCCCGGAGAGCGCCCGTGCCGTCGTTGATGCAGGAGCCGATGTCCTGCTGGTGCCGTCCATGTGGATCCGCGGCCCCGGGAAGGAGGACCACTGGTTAACCTTGGCCAAGGCACGGGCCATCGAGAACACGGCTTACCTCCTGGCCGCCAACCAGGCAGGGCCGCTGGCCACCGGATTTTCGATGGCCGTGGACCCGGCAGGGGTGGTGGTGGCCAACGCCGGGGAGGAGCCGGGCCTGATCGTGGCACGACTCAGCCGGGACCGGCTGACCCGGGTGCGCGCGCAGGTGCCGGTGCTCGAAAACCGCCGCTACGCCGTCGTACCTCTCCCTGACGCAAGGCGCTGA
- a CDS encoding response regulator, with amino-acid sequence MNGNDMVAAHGLGSVSLAQSVYVVCGEELVRRSLRELLEANGFSVSGESASVRQAIRRIPALRPDLVIIDDDLPDGSGVGLCRTIAAADDAIRCVLMTGETDEAVLIASILAGAWGCLSQQDHNSEQLRLIRRAALGYTAYSRRFQAGILAPIQASEMKVPDSRFGLLSRQEMKVAVGVGRGLSNRQIGQELFLAEKTVKNMVSSVLLKLDMARRTEVAVFVSGALENTENAVHEYRRSRDRDLIAEVTVALVICTSEDGVAPRPRSVLLMDAVRLDVALAAVRTHGAGLDNRRNDGEKLKALRPRRQGRQIPGA; translated from the coding sequence ATGAACGGAAACGACATGGTGGCTGCCCATGGCCTGGGTTCAGTGTCCTTAGCCCAAAGCGTCTACGTAGTGTGTGGTGAAGAGCTGGTCAGGCGCAGCTTGCGGGAGTTGCTGGAGGCCAATGGGTTCAGCGTTTCCGGTGAGTCGGCGTCTGTTCGCCAGGCGATACGAAGAATCCCTGCCTTGCGTCCGGATTTGGTCATCATCGACGATGATCTTCCCGATGGTTCCGGTGTCGGGCTTTGTCGAACAATCGCTGCTGCTGATGACGCCATCCGATGTGTGCTGATGACCGGTGAGACCGACGAAGCAGTTCTGATCGCTTCTATCTTGGCCGGTGCTTGGGGGTGCTTGTCGCAACAGGATCACAACTCTGAGCAGCTCAGGCTGATACGGCGGGCGGCGCTCGGGTACACCGCCTACAGCCGTCGTTTCCAGGCGGGAATCCTGGCACCTATCCAGGCCAGCGAGATGAAGGTGCCAGACTCGAGGTTCGGGCTGCTTTCAAGGCAGGAGATGAAGGTGGCGGTCGGGGTGGGCCGAGGGCTGAGTAACCGCCAGATCGGACAGGAGTTGTTCTTGGCCGAGAAAACCGTGAAGAACATGGTGTCATCGGTGTTGTTGAAGCTGGACATGGCGCGCAGGACTGAGGTTGCGGTGTTTGTCTCCGGGGCGCTTGAGAACACTGAAAACGCAGTGCACGAGTACCGGCGCAGTCGTGACAGGGATTTGATTGCGGAGGTGACCGTGGCGCTTGTGATCTGCACCAGTGAGGATGGCGTCGCGCCGCGGCCTAGGAGTGTGCTGCTTATGGACGCCGTGCGGCTTGACGTTGCGCTGGCCGCTGTACGGACCCACGGCGCCGGGCTGGACAATCGCCGGAACGACGGAGAAAAGTTGAAGGCTCTGAGGCCCCGACGTCAGGGGCGTCAAATCCCTGGGGCCTAG
- a CDS encoding GAF and ANTAR domain-containing protein, whose translation MTVATSEPAVHALDELQYGLGEGPCLTAVQGLTTIHVPDLREEARWPRYAAAAWAEGIGSVLSVPLPLQGEANAALNLYSSRTNGFSGADIKHAEAYAAQVSKALRLAVRVTQLTEDRKHLTTAMESRTTIDVAVGVIMAQNRCSQESALKILKIASSTRNVKLRDVAAAVVATVSEDPELLTHFDT comes from the coding sequence GTGACGGTCGCCACCAGTGAACCAGCTGTTCATGCTCTGGATGAACTTCAATACGGCCTGGGAGAAGGGCCCTGCCTGACTGCGGTTCAGGGCCTGACGACCATCCACGTCCCGGACCTGAGGGAGGAGGCGCGCTGGCCCCGCTACGCGGCCGCCGCATGGGCTGAGGGAATCGGCTCCGTCCTGTCCGTCCCACTTCCGTTGCAAGGGGAGGCGAACGCGGCGCTTAACCTGTACTCGAGTCGAACAAATGGATTCAGTGGCGCGGATATCAAGCACGCCGAAGCCTACGCCGCGCAAGTGTCCAAGGCCTTGCGCCTTGCAGTGCGGGTCACGCAGCTGACGGAAGACCGAAAGCACCTCACGACCGCGATGGAATCCAGGACCACGATCGATGTCGCGGTCGGAGTGATCATGGCCCAAAACCGCTGCAGCCAGGAATCAGCCCTGAAGATCCTCAAAATCGCTTCAAGCACCCGCAACGTGAAGCTCCGTGATGTCGCGGCAGCGGTCGTTGCAACCGTTTCGGAGGACCCTGAACTATTGACGCACTTCGACACCTGA
- a CDS encoding ABC transporter permease encodes MTTDLSAPPGRSTTTAGRGNSPRPPFGVSAVSVLAVLIALFSLVPLGYVAYMTVATGWDTAVGLILRPRVGELLLNTLLLMAATIPLCLLLGVAGAWLVERTKLRGHRIWAVLLAAPLAVPAFVNSYAWVSAVPSLGGLGSGILISTLSYFPLVYIPAAATLSRLDPAIEQSAAALGLGAWRAFFRVVLPQLRIALTGGALLVGLHLLAEYGAFAMIRFDTFTTAIMTQYQSTFNGAAGNMLASVLVFFCLLLLVAEVRSRGTARYARIGSGVQARALRLPLHAYQLPAQLFLLALTALAFGLPLYYVMRWILAGGADIWTASEFLPALLTTFTYGLAGAAATTVVAFPMAYLAVRHPGWFSKSLELSNYVTSSMPGIVVALAFVTVSIRMVPGMYQTAGLLVAAYVLLFLPRALVNLRAGLAQAPKELDEAAQALGKPPLLAFIRVTLRLTAPAAAGGAALVFLAIANELTATLLLSPNGTKTLATEFWSKSSEIDYAGAAPYALLMILLSAPMTYLLFQQSKKVAGQ; translated from the coding sequence GTGACCACCGATCTATCGGCTCCGCCCGGGCGGAGCACGACGACGGCGGGCCGGGGCAACAGCCCCCGCCCGCCTTTCGGCGTTTCCGCAGTGTCCGTCCTGGCGGTGCTGATCGCCCTCTTCTCCCTCGTCCCGCTGGGGTACGTGGCCTACATGACGGTGGCAACCGGGTGGGACACCGCCGTCGGGCTTATCCTGCGGCCCCGTGTGGGCGAACTGCTGCTGAACACCCTGCTCCTGATGGCCGCCACCATCCCGTTGTGCCTGCTGCTTGGCGTGGCGGGAGCGTGGCTGGTGGAACGGACCAAACTGCGCGGCCACCGGATCTGGGCCGTGCTGCTGGCCGCTCCGCTGGCCGTCCCCGCGTTCGTGAACAGCTATGCCTGGGTCTCCGCCGTCCCGTCGCTCGGAGGGCTGGGATCCGGCATCCTGATCTCCACGCTCTCCTATTTCCCGCTGGTGTACATCCCGGCCGCGGCCACGCTGAGCCGGCTGGACCCGGCCATTGAACAGTCCGCCGCCGCACTGGGACTGGGCGCCTGGCGCGCCTTCTTCCGGGTGGTGCTCCCCCAGCTCCGGATCGCACTGACGGGCGGTGCCCTGCTGGTGGGGCTGCACCTGCTGGCCGAATACGGCGCCTTCGCCATGATCCGGTTCGACACCTTCACCACCGCGATCATGACCCAGTACCAGTCCACGTTCAACGGCGCGGCCGGGAACATGCTGGCCAGCGTCCTGGTGTTCTTCTGCCTGCTCCTGCTGGTCGCGGAGGTCCGCAGCCGCGGCACGGCCCGCTACGCCAGGATCGGTTCCGGCGTGCAGGCCAGGGCGCTGCGGCTCCCGCTGCACGCCTACCAGCTTCCCGCCCAGCTGTTCCTGCTGGCCCTGACCGCGTTGGCTTTCGGGCTCCCGCTGTACTACGTCATGCGCTGGATCCTGGCCGGCGGGGCGGACATCTGGACCGCGTCCGAGTTCCTCCCGGCACTCCTCACCACCTTCACCTACGGGCTCGCCGGCGCAGCAGCCACCACCGTGGTGGCCTTCCCCATGGCCTACCTCGCCGTCCGCCACCCGGGCTGGTTCAGCAAGTCCCTGGAACTGTCCAACTACGTCACCAGTTCCATGCCCGGCATCGTGGTGGCCCTGGCATTCGTCACCGTGAGCATCCGCATGGTCCCCGGGATGTACCAGACCGCCGGGCTGCTGGTGGCGGCGTACGTGCTCCTGTTCCTCCCCCGGGCCCTGGTGAACTTACGGGCCGGGCTGGCACAGGCCCCCAAGGAACTGGACGAGGCAGCCCAGGCGCTGGGCAAGCCGCCGCTGCTGGCCTTCATCCGCGTCACCCTGCGCCTCACCGCCCCGGCTGCCGCCGGCGGAGCAGCGCTTGTGTTCCTTGCCATCGCCAACGAGCTCACAGCCACCTTGCTCCTGTCCCCCAACGGCACCAAGACGCTGGCCACCGAGTTCTGGAGCAAGAGCAGCGAAATCGACTACGCCGGCGCCGCGCCGTACGCACTGCTGATGATCCTGCTTTCCGCCCCCATGACCTACCTCCTCTTCCAACAGTCCAAGAAAGTAGCCGGACAGTGA
- the ctaC gene encoding aa3-type cytochrome oxidase subunit II: MKNHRLRRFAGLAAGLLTLPALASCSAEVTRGFLPGPRDTTDKTPLITDLWVNSWIAALIVGIITWGLMIWVIVAYRRRKNTVGFPAQLSYNLPLEVFYLAVPLIVIGVLFVFTDRDQRAIDERYANPDVVIDVFGKQWSWDFNYVKEQVHEDAGQQAHLNGDYGAPDRLPTLYLPVNKKVELHLQSRDVQHSFWVVDFLQKRDLYPGHEQYNPYISITPTRTGEYMGKCAELCGEYHSEMLFKVRVVSQQEYDSHMADLKAKGNTGSLGNDFDRQPQSAPAPQALEPAE, encoded by the coding sequence TTGAAAAACCACAGACTGCGGCGCTTCGCAGGACTGGCCGCGGGCCTCTTGACCCTGCCGGCACTGGCCTCCTGCTCCGCGGAAGTCACCCGCGGCTTCCTTCCAGGCCCCCGGGACACCACTGACAAAACGCCCCTCATCACTGACCTGTGGGTCAACTCCTGGATCGCCGCGCTGATTGTGGGCATCATTACCTGGGGCCTGATGATCTGGGTCATCGTGGCGTACCGGCGCCGGAAGAACACGGTGGGCTTCCCGGCGCAGCTGAGCTACAACCTTCCGCTCGAGGTGTTCTACCTCGCGGTCCCGCTGATTGTCATCGGCGTCCTGTTCGTGTTCACGGACCGGGACCAGCGCGCCATCGACGAACGCTACGCCAACCCGGACGTGGTGATCGACGTCTTCGGCAAACAATGGTCGTGGGACTTCAACTACGTCAAGGAACAGGTCCACGAGGACGCCGGGCAGCAGGCACACCTGAACGGCGACTACGGTGCCCCGGACCGGCTGCCCACCCTGTACCTGCCGGTTAACAAAAAGGTGGAGCTGCACCTCCAGTCCCGTGACGTGCAGCATTCCTTCTGGGTAGTGGACTTCCTGCAGAAACGCGACCTCTACCCGGGCCACGAACAGTACAACCCCTACATCAGCATCACCCCCACCCGGACCGGGGAATACATGGGCAAGTGCGCGGAACTGTGCGGTGAATACCACTCCGAGATGCTCTTCAAGGTCCGGGTGGTGAGCCAGCAGGAGTATGACAGCCACATGGCCGACCTGAAGGCCAAGGGCAACACCGGAAGCCTGGGCAACGATTTTGACCGGCAACCGCAGTCGGCACCGGCACCGCAGGCCTTGGAACCAGCAGAGTAA
- the ctaD gene encoding aa3-type cytochrome oxidase subunit I: MGGTAATAAPAVVRRPKGTIVVNWITSTDHKTIGYMYLISSFVFFCAGGVMALLIRAELFEPGMQILQTKEQYNQLFTMHGTIMLLMFATPLFAGFANVIMPLQIGAPDVAFPRLNALAFWFFLFGSTIAVSGFITPQGAASFGWFAYAPLSNTTFTPGIGGDLWVFGLALSGFGTILGSVNFITTIICMRAPGLTMWRMPIFTWNTLVTAILVLMAFPPLAAALFALGADRKFGAHIFDPANGGAILWQHLFWFFGHPEVYIIALPFFGIVSEIFPVFSRKPLFGYKGIVYATIAIAALSVTVWAHHMYVTGAIFLPFFAFMTMLIAVPTGVKFFNWIGTMWGGSLTFETPMLWSMGFLATFLFGGLTGIILASPPLDFHVSDTYFVVAHFHYVVFGTVVFAMFAGFYFWWPKFTGTMLNERLGKIHFWMLFLGFHATFLIQHWLGVLGMPRRYADYMPEDNFTFMNQFSTIGSYLLGASLIPFFWNVYITWRAGKKVTVDDPWGFGASLEWATSCPPPRHNFTSLPRIRSERPALDLHHPELSVRVHPHEDAPGEGLLGAADIGEQDVRTPNPNE; encoded by the coding sequence ATGGGCGGAACCGCAGCCACCGCGGCACCGGCTGTGGTCCGGCGCCCCAAAGGCACCATCGTGGTCAACTGGATCACCTCCACTGACCACAAAACCATCGGCTACATGTACCTGATTTCGTCCTTCGTGTTCTTCTGCGCGGGCGGCGTGATGGCGCTGCTGATCCGGGCCGAGCTGTTCGAGCCCGGCATGCAGATCCTGCAGACCAAAGAGCAGTACAACCAGCTGTTCACCATGCACGGCACCATCATGCTGCTGATGTTCGCCACCCCGCTGTTCGCCGGGTTCGCCAACGTGATCATGCCGCTGCAGATCGGCGCCCCTGACGTTGCGTTCCCGCGCCTGAACGCCCTTGCGTTCTGGTTCTTCCTGTTCGGCTCCACCATTGCCGTTTCCGGCTTCATCACACCCCAGGGCGCAGCATCCTTTGGCTGGTTCGCCTACGCTCCGCTGTCCAACACCACGTTCACCCCGGGCATCGGCGGTGACCTATGGGTCTTTGGCCTGGCACTGTCCGGCTTCGGCACCATTCTGGGCTCGGTCAACTTCATCACCACCATCATCTGCATGCGGGCTCCGGGCCTCACCATGTGGCGGATGCCCATCTTCACGTGGAACACGCTGGTCACGGCCATCCTTGTGCTCATGGCGTTCCCGCCGCTGGCCGCCGCACTGTTCGCCCTGGGTGCGGACCGAAAGTTCGGTGCCCACATCTTCGATCCCGCCAACGGCGGCGCCATCCTGTGGCAGCACCTGTTCTGGTTCTTCGGCCACCCCGAGGTGTACATCATTGCGCTGCCGTTCTTCGGCATCGTCTCGGAGATCTTCCCGGTGTTCAGCCGCAAGCCGCTGTTCGGTTACAAGGGCATCGTGTACGCCACGATCGCCATTGCCGCCCTGTCGGTGACGGTGTGGGCGCACCACATGTACGTCACCGGTGCCATCTTCCTGCCGTTCTTCGCCTTCATGACAATGCTCATCGCGGTGCCCACCGGCGTGAAGTTCTTCAACTGGATCGGGACCATGTGGGGCGGCTCGCTGACCTTCGAGACACCCATGCTGTGGAGCATGGGGTTCCTGGCCACGTTCCTCTTCGGCGGCCTGACCGGCATCATCCTGGCGTCCCCGCCGCTGGACTTCCACGTCTCGGACACCTATTTCGTGGTGGCGCACTTCCACTACGTGGTGTTCGGCACCGTGGTATTTGCCATGTTCGCCGGGTTCTACTTCTGGTGGCCCAAATTCACCGGCACCATGCTCAACGAGCGCCTGGGCAAGATCCACTTCTGGATGCTTTTCCTTGGCTTCCACGCCACGTTCCTCATCCAACACTGGCTGGGCGTCCTGGGCATGCCCCGGCGGTATGCGGACTACATGCCGGAGGACAACTTCACCTTCATGAACCAGTTCTCCACCATCGGTTCCTACTTGCTGGGCGCCTCCCTGATCCCGTTCTTCTGGAACGTCTACATCACCTGGCGTGCGGGGAAGAAGGTCACGGTGGACGACCCCTGGGGCTTCGGCGCTTCGCTGGAATGGGCCACGTCCTGCCCGCCGCCGCGCCACAACTTCACCTCCCTGCCCCGGATCCGTTCCGAGCGCCCCGCCCTGGACCTGCACCATCCCGAGCTGAGCGTCCGGGTCCATCCGCATGAGGATGCGCCCGGGGAAGGCCTCCTCGGAGCGGCGGACATCGGTGAGCAAGACGTGCGGACACCGAACCCGAACGAGTAG
- a CDS encoding VIT1/CCC1 transporter family protein has protein sequence MSETLKLSREPHDSSVAARLNWLRAGVLGANDGIVSVAATVVGVAGVTNDLAPILVAGTAAVVGGAVSMALGEYVSVSSQSDSQRALIEKERQELRDDPEGELEELAGIYQAKGLSEATARTVAEELTAKDPLKAHLAAELNIDEEEVVSPWHAAFASAIAFTVGAILPMLAIIFPPEQARIPVTFVAVILALALTGTVSAKIGGSSKRKATIRLVVGGALAMAFTFAVGSLLGTTGIA, from the coding sequence ATGTCTGAAACTCTCAAGCTGAGCCGCGAACCCCACGACAGCAGCGTGGCAGCACGCCTCAACTGGCTGCGTGCCGGTGTCCTCGGTGCCAATGACGGCATCGTCTCCGTCGCGGCAACAGTGGTGGGTGTCGCGGGCGTCACCAACGACCTTGCGCCGATCCTGGTGGCCGGCACGGCCGCGGTGGTGGGCGGTGCGGTGTCCATGGCCCTGGGCGAATACGTTTCCGTGAGCAGCCAGAGCGACAGCCAGCGGGCACTGATCGAAAAGGAACGCCAGGAACTGCGGGACGATCCCGAAGGCGAGTTGGAAGAACTTGCCGGGATCTACCAGGCCAAGGGACTCAGCGAAGCCACAGCCCGCACGGTGGCCGAAGAGCTGACGGCAAAGGACCCGCTGAAGGCCCACCTGGCAGCCGAGCTGAACATTGACGAAGAGGAAGTGGTGAGCCCCTGGCACGCCGCCTTCGCCTCCGCGATTGCCTTCACCGTCGGCGCCATCCTGCCGATGCTGGCCATCATCTTCCCGCCTGAACAGGCGCGCATCCCGGTCACCTTCGTTGCCGTGATCCTGGCGCTGGCCCTGACCGGCACCGTCAGCGCCAAGATCGGCGGAAGCTCCAAGCGCAAGGCCACCATCCGGCTGGTGGTGGGCGGGGCGCTGGCCATGGCCTTCACGTTTGCAGTTGGCAGCCTGCTGGGCACCACCGGGATCGCCTGA
- a CDS encoding iron ABC transporter substrate-binding protein, with protein MKIRNSALAGIALAASAALGLTACGGSTPAGDSSSAASGDAASGEITVYNAQHESLTKEWVDAFTAETGIKVTMRQGSDTELSNQIIQEGQASPADVFLTENSPAMTQVENAGLFADVNKDTLSQVPAEFSPSTGKWTGIAARSTVLVYNKTKLTEDKLPKSMLDLANPEWKGRWAASPSGADFQAIVSALLELKGESATEEWLKGMKENSKAYKGNSTAMKAVNAGEVDAALIYHYYYYGDQAKTGENSNNVTPYYFKNQDPGAFLSVSGGGVLKSSKNAAAAQEFLKFITGKKGQEVLKNGTSFEYAIGSDVPANDKLVPIKDLQAPKVDAAKLNSEKVTDLMTQAGLL; from the coding sequence ATGAAGATCCGCAACAGCGCGCTGGCCGGCATCGCACTCGCCGCCAGCGCAGCTCTCGGCCTGACCGCCTGCGGCGGCTCCACCCCCGCCGGCGATAGCTCGTCCGCCGCGTCCGGCGATGCCGCCTCGGGCGAAATCACGGTCTACAACGCCCAGCACGAGAGCCTCACCAAGGAATGGGTGGATGCCTTCACGGCGGAAACCGGCATCAAGGTGACCATGCGCCAGGGCTCGGACACCGAACTGTCCAACCAGATCATCCAGGAAGGCCAGGCTTCCCCCGCGGATGTGTTCCTGACCGAGAACTCCCCCGCCATGACGCAGGTGGAAAATGCCGGGCTGTTTGCCGACGTCAACAAGGACACCCTGTCCCAGGTCCCCGCCGAATTCTCGCCGTCCACCGGCAAGTGGACCGGCATCGCCGCCCGCTCCACCGTGCTGGTCTACAACAAGACCAAGCTCACCGAGGACAAGCTGCCCAAGTCCATGCTTGACCTGGCCAACCCGGAGTGGAAGGGCCGGTGGGCCGCCTCCCCCAGCGGCGCCGACTTCCAAGCCATCGTCTCCGCACTCCTGGAGCTGAAGGGCGAGTCCGCCACCGAAGAGTGGCTGAAGGGCATGAAGGAAAACTCCAAGGCCTACAAGGGCAACAGCACCGCCATGAAGGCCGTCAACGCCGGTGAAGTGGATGCCGCCCTGATCTACCACTACTACTACTACGGCGATCAGGCCAAGACCGGCGAGAACTCGAACAACGTCACCCCGTACTACTTCAAGAACCAGGACCCGGGCGCCTTCCTGTCCGTCTCCGGCGGCGGTGTGCTGAAGTCCTCCAAGAACGCTGCCGCTGCGCAGGAGTTCCTGAAGTTCATCACCGGCAAGAAGGGCCAGGAAGTCCTCAAGAACGGCACGTCCTTCGAGTACGCCATCGGGTCCGATGTTCCCGCCAATGACAAGCTGGTTCCCATCAAGGACCTGCAGGCACCCAAGGTTGACGCCGCCAAGCTCAACTCCGAGAAGGTCACCGATCTGATGACCCAGGCAGGACTCCTCTAA
- a CDS encoding TetR/AcrR family transcriptional regulator C-terminal domain-containing protein, which yields MATPKSSPSSASPRKVPLSRELVLSTALEVVDAEGLEALTMRRLGQELGRDPMSLYRYAANRAALLDGVTETVLDELAIFTDVLDWQAQLRRIAHDLRLLALRHPNVVPLLVTRPLSTPLGLRPLGTLRPLEQILGLLIGTGFRPSDALHVYRAYYGFLYGHILNELQEYVVDPEENEALLRLGLHRLPSKEFPHLRALGPVLAGYDGAAELDQGLTILLSGLAAQLHGKDR from the coding sequence ATGGCCACACCCAAAAGCTCCCCCAGCAGCGCAAGCCCCCGTAAAGTCCCCCTGAGCAGGGAGCTTGTGCTTTCCACCGCACTGGAAGTCGTGGACGCCGAAGGCCTGGAGGCCCTCACCATGCGCCGGCTCGGGCAGGAGCTCGGCCGGGACCCGATGAGCCTGTACCGCTACGCGGCCAACCGGGCAGCCCTGCTGGACGGGGTTACCGAAACCGTCCTGGATGAACTCGCAATCTTCACCGACGTGCTCGACTGGCAGGCACAGCTGCGCCGGATCGCGCACGACTTGCGGCTCCTGGCCCTGCGGCACCCCAACGTCGTACCCCTGCTGGTCACCAGGCCCCTGTCTACCCCGCTGGGCCTGCGCCCGCTGGGCACCCTGCGCCCCCTTGAACAAATTCTGGGATTATTAATAGGCACCGGCTTCCGCCCCAGCGACGCCCTCCATGTGTATCGGGCCTACTACGGCTTCCTATACGGCCACATCCTTAACGAACTCCAGGAATACGTCGTTGACCCGGAAGAAAATGAAGCACTCCTCCGCCTCGGCCTACACCGCCTGCCTTCGAAGGAATTCCCCCACCTCCGGGCGCTGGGCCCAGTCCTCGCCGGCTACGACGGCGCGGCCGAACTCGACCAGGGCCTCACAATCCTGCTCTCCGGCCTGGCCGCCCAACTCCACGGGAAAGATCGCTGA